The following proteins come from a genomic window of Verrucomicrobiales bacterium:
- a CDS encoding DEAD/DEAH box helicase — translation MISLHDHLPGAGTGGLVEQVGAIFSPDGLLSQGPGFEYRPQQQQMAVAVAQALVDKRHLAVEAGTGVGKSLAYLIPAILYAVAEKKKAIICTHTINLQEQLTQKDLPLLQKLLPAPFQYAMLKGRSNYLCLRRLQKALKESESLFTSPEAAELQRIKEWAAVTQDGSLSDFQIEPDAKVWASVCSERGLCTPKTCGHSSDFAKQNGACFFQRARSRILSSDVLVLNHTLFFSLLSGAEEKEGGILFKNDFVIFDEAHTVESTASRHVGLSVSSGQLRFALGRLYNPKSQKGLLASLRQGPSVSKVAELMDRAEAFFDGVEEACSSLAARDSKDQPGSDSAEKEGGAPRRGWSELRIRQPDLVPDTLTLGIQSLRESIVHLIETSSDAEIGQELMECNRRLGELREEVATFLSQSAEKYVYWVERGGRYQRNLTLNAAPVDVAEFLRRRLYESGTSVIMTSATLAVAEGLTARKDSSEGSEKRAAARSRGGSGSKGSPLAYFAGRVGAESSRLLQVGSPFDYENQMKVFVVSKMPDPRDAGYRDALVHWMEHFIEKTHGKAIVLFTNTRLMQELGESMEPFFNRLGLDCFVQGTGTPRSAMLEKFRADVNSVLFGTDSFWQGVDVPGEALSNVIITRLPFAVPDHPLIQARVEAIEARGGNSFFEFSLPEAILKFRQGVGRLIRSKSDQGIVVILDNRLLVKRYGQAFLDALPKCPVEIV, via the coding sequence AGGCACCGGAGTGGGGAAGAGCCTGGCCTACCTCATTCCAGCCATCCTGTACGCGGTCGCGGAGAAGAAGAAGGCGATCATTTGCACTCACACGATCAATCTCCAAGAGCAGCTCACCCAAAAGGACCTTCCGCTGCTGCAGAAGCTGCTGCCGGCTCCCTTTCAGTATGCGATGCTCAAGGGTCGATCCAACTATCTCTGCCTCCGCCGTCTGCAGAAGGCTTTGAAGGAGTCCGAGAGCTTGTTCACGTCGCCTGAGGCGGCGGAGCTCCAGCGCATCAAGGAATGGGCGGCGGTGACCCAGGATGGCAGCCTGTCTGATTTTCAAATCGAGCCCGATGCCAAGGTTTGGGCCAGCGTCTGTTCGGAGCGCGGGTTGTGCACTCCCAAGACCTGCGGTCACAGTTCGGATTTTGCCAAGCAGAACGGCGCCTGCTTCTTTCAGCGGGCGCGCAGTCGGATTCTCAGCTCCGACGTCCTGGTGCTGAACCACACTCTTTTCTTCTCGCTGCTGTCGGGGGCGGAAGAGAAGGAGGGCGGGATTCTGTTTAAGAATGACTTCGTGATCTTTGACGAGGCCCACACGGTTGAATCCACCGCTTCGCGACATGTGGGTTTGAGTGTCTCCAGTGGGCAGCTTCGCTTTGCCTTGGGTCGGCTGTACAATCCCAAATCTCAAAAAGGGCTGCTCGCGTCACTGAGGCAGGGACCGTCGGTTAGCAAGGTCGCCGAATTGATGGATCGGGCTGAGGCGTTTTTCGATGGAGTCGAGGAAGCGTGTTCCTCGCTGGCCGCGCGCGATTCGAAGGACCAACCGGGGTCGGATTCCGCTGAAAAGGAAGGGGGCGCACCTCGCCGGGGTTGGTCCGAGTTGCGGATTCGGCAACCTGACTTGGTGCCGGACACTCTCACCTTGGGCATTCAATCGTTGCGGGAGAGCATCGTCCATTTGATCGAGACCTCCTCCGACGCAGAGATCGGACAGGAGTTGATGGAATGCAACCGTCGACTGGGAGAGCTTCGGGAGGAAGTGGCCACCTTCCTGAGTCAATCGGCGGAGAAGTACGTGTACTGGGTGGAGCGCGGGGGGCGGTATCAGCGCAACTTGACCCTCAACGCCGCGCCAGTGGATGTGGCGGAGTTTTTACGTCGTCGACTTTACGAGAGCGGTACCTCGGTCATCATGACCAGCGCCACCCTGGCCGTTGCCGAAGGGTTGACTGCACGGAAGGACAGCTCGGAAGGAAGCGAGAAGCGGGCTGCGGCGCGTTCTCGAGGAGGCTCGGGTTCCAAAGGCTCACCGCTCGCTTATTTCGCCGGTCGGGTGGGAGCTGAATCGTCCCGACTTTTGCAGGTGGGCTCCCCTTTCGACTACGAGAACCAGATGAAGGTGTTCGTGGTGTCCAAGATGCCCGATCCACGGGATGCGGGGTATCGCGATGCCTTGGTTCATTGGATGGAACACTTCATCGAGAAAACCCACGGCAAAGCGATTGTGCTCTTTACCAACACCCGCCTGATGCAGGAGTTGGGCGAGAGCATGGAGCCGTTTTTTAATCGATTGGGATTGGATTGCTTTGTCCAGGGGACCGGCACTCCGCGCTCGGCCATGCTCGAGAAATTCAGGGCGGACGTGAACTCGGTGCTCTTCGGCACCGACAGCTTTTGGCAGGGCGTGGATGTTCCGGGAGAAGCGTTGTCGAACGTGATCATCACACGGCTGCCGTTCGCCGTTCCCGATCACCCGCTGATCCAGGCTCGAGTTGAAGCCATTGAAGCTCGCGGGGGAAACTCTTTCTTCGAGTTCTCTCTTCCCGAGGCGATTCTCAAGTTCCGCCAGGGGGTCGGACGACTGATCCGTTCCAAGAGCGATCAGGGCATCGTGGTGATTCTAGACAATCGTCTATTGGTGAAGCGTTATGGGCAGGCCTTTTTGGATGCCTTGCCCAAGTGTCCTGTAGAGATCGTTTAG
- the leuB gene encoding 3-isopropylmalate dehydrogenase has translation MKTYQIAALAGDGIGPEVMREAIRVLRAVEQAFNLSFQVTEAPVGWAGIDAAGKALPDATLELCRKSDSILFGSVGLPDRDPTIPKEERPERAALLRIRKEFGLFANLRPVQLPKALSHSCPLKLERQGEGIDVLVVRELTGGMYFGQPKKTETISPGVQRATDTMVYTTPEIERIAHVAFKAARLRRKKLTSIDKANVLENGILWREVVTRIGKEYPDVALEHMFVDNGAMQLMLRPTQFDVMLCENMFGDILSDEAAALAGSLGMLPSASLGATAGEQTFGFYEPAGGTAPDIAGKNLANPIAQILSVSLMLRYSFGLNEAAQSIDRAVGTVIAGGLRTGDIYQAADTGSRKVGTSEMGGAIAQAIRK, from the coding sequence ATGAAGACTTATCAGATTGCAGCTTTGGCAGGTGATGGAATCGGACCCGAAGTGATGCGCGAAGCCATTCGCGTCCTTCGCGCGGTCGAACAAGCATTCAACCTCTCGTTCCAAGTGACCGAGGCGCCGGTGGGCTGGGCGGGAATCGATGCCGCCGGCAAAGCGCTCCCCGACGCCACCCTCGAACTCTGCCGCAAATCCGACTCCATTCTGTTCGGCTCGGTCGGATTGCCCGATCGCGATCCCACGATCCCCAAGGAAGAACGCCCCGAACGCGCCGCCCTGCTCCGTATCCGCAAGGAATTCGGTCTCTTCGCCAATCTCCGCCCCGTCCAATTGCCCAAGGCCCTTTCGCACTCCTGCCCACTCAAGCTCGAGCGGCAAGGCGAAGGCATTGATGTCCTGGTCGTCCGCGAACTCACGGGCGGCATGTACTTTGGACAACCGAAGAAAACCGAGACGATCTCCCCGGGTGTCCAACGTGCGACCGATACGATGGTCTACACCACTCCGGAGATCGAACGGATCGCCCACGTCGCTTTCAAAGCGGCACGCTTGCGCCGAAAGAAGCTCACCAGCATCGACAAGGCGAATGTGCTGGAGAACGGAATTCTGTGGCGTGAAGTCGTTACTCGCATTGGCAAGGAGTATCCCGATGTCGCTCTGGAGCACATGTTCGTCGATAACGGAGCGATGCAGCTCATGCTGCGCCCGACTCAGTTCGACGTGATGCTCTGCGAGAATATGTTCGGCGACATTCTGAGTGACGAAGCCGCTGCCTTGGCCGGATCCCTGGGAATGCTGCCCAGCGCCAGCCTGGGCGCCACCGCCGGGGAACAGACCTTCGGTTTCTACGAACCCGCCGGCGGTACGGCCCCGGATATCGCCGGGAAGAACCTCGCCAATCCCATCGCCCAGATCCTCTCGGTGTCGCTCATGCTCCGCTACAGCTTCGGCTTAAACGAAGCGGCGCAATCGATCGATCGAGCCGTTGGGACTGTCATCGCAGGAGGCCTCCGCACCGGAGATATTTATCAGGCGGCTGATACCGGCTCGCGCAAAGTGGGGACCAGCGAAATGGGCGGCGCGATCGCCCAGGCGATCCGGAAGTAA